A stretch of DNA from Channa argus isolate prfri chromosome 7, Channa argus male v1.0, whole genome shotgun sequence:
CCAGTACCATGGCATCATACGGTGCATgctaaaaaacaatttacattttttttaaaactattaattCTATTCCTTTAGGAGTGACATTTTCAAGTTTTCCCACAATTTCACAGACACCAACATGAGCAGCACAACAACCTTAAATTCAAAGAGTGTCACATAAGGTTTCTACAACCCAGAGAACACTCTGTCCATCTATAAACTCACGTCACAATTGGATCCAAAAGTGCCATCTGAGAAAACAAGTAAGTTGTATGATTTGTCCCCCCAGCGTAATGTTGGGTTGCCTGTAAGGGCCTCCAGAGTCATCTGttttcagaatttaaaaagtcacaaagTCAAACACATAGCTGTTTACCTGCAGCCCAAACATGCTTTACATGTTAAATCATGGAATCATAGTTTACATTTGTGTAGTTCTCTGGAGTAGAGTACGGTTTCGTTTCATCCAGGGATATGATGAACAGGCTGCTCTGGATGGTCTCCAGGATGGTCTTGTTGTGTGGATCAATGTTTATTAGATGCTCTCTGGCCTAcgcagacaggaaacagaaaagggAATTCCCTCAGTTATGCTTTATTTAACATGGGAACTTTTCACAAATTCAACAGGTAATGTCCTGTATATCTTCTTTGGAGAGATAAACACTAATTTCCCCTGAGCACCCTGACCTTCGCCCAACGAGTCCTCTCTTCTGAGGTGAGAGCAGCCACTCCATCTCCCTCTGGCTCTCCCTCACAGCGGTCTTTCACAAAGCGGAGTTGTCtgcacaggaaacacacagtctaaataaaacaaagtgcttTCTAGTCATATACTGCTCCTTGTCCTCCAGCCCATTATCATCACAAAGTATAAAGTATATGACAGAAATCAGTAGGCACAGTATTGCATACAGaagttgttttgcatttttcagtACTTCCCAgcaacatttaacaatatttgcTAATGATGCGATTAATCAGATTATTAGGACCCGAGTCTAAAAAAAGCATAACTTTAACTCGGGCCCTGTTCTGTCTGGCCAGTTTTCTCTTTGcataattaaattatattatttgcctgttttttaaagtttattgcTACTTTTGATGGGACAGCTGTGATACTGTGTATCTTataatatttgttgttataatatttactttatCCCTGTACATCCACAGAGAGccccattttttttctgccaagaTATAAACTGTTATGTTGTGCACCAAGTTTCACATTTCCTATGTTAAATTTTTAAAGGGTGTATACTTTCGTAATAAATAACTACCTGAGAAGTTCTGGAGGAGTAAGGATTTCTCCATCACAAAGTGCATCAAATGTGAAAATCCGTCCATGACACATGACTGCTAAATGGGAGGGGCATGGACCCTCACGTTCTTTGACAAAGCACAGAATTCATATTAGACAACTGTGATAAGCTAAGACAGAGGGTTAAAGTCTATACAGGTGCACCTAAAGAATAGAGATAAAAGTTTATCCTACCTGTCTTAAAGTAGTTATGAATAGTGTCCTTCATAACTCCAGGAACTTTGCATGTGCAGAACAGCATTCTGAACTGGTCCATGTCTAATGGTGTTTTTCCAGCTTTCTGTGGAGCTAGCCTCTCCCTAAAACATTCAGAGATAGAAAAAAGTTAAGGAGAGTGACCACTGCTTAATATATATCACACAGCTTGTGTAAAAGTGTTGGTCAACATGTCTTACGTGAGGAGCAGGTTCCAGTACTGCAGTGTATGCCAAATAAGAAGACTTGCCCTCTCCAAACAAGTTCCCTCTGCAGGAGGCCAGCAGTGCTCCAGATAGGGTCCTGGGCCGCCAAAGTTCACGTTAAGCTGAGAAGGAATACGAACCTCCAGATATGCTGTATCAAACCACCACTCTTCCAGCTGGGAAAAACAATTAGCTTAGTTGAATGCCCATGACAGAATGAAGACATCTGCAAATTTGCACATTTACAGGTCAATTACACACCCAGTTCTTCTTTGTCTTCGCTCTCTGCAGTAGTTTGTAGTGCAGCACTTTGCCAACACCATCTTGGAATTTCCTGACAATTTGTACTGTGGCCTTAAATTCATCCTCAGAGGCAAATGGACGAACTGTTGGTAAACATGAAAATAGCTGTAACTGCAGGTTTTTACAAGATACTTTCATAAACTGAAATACACAACTATACATGCATACTACAAAACTTAGACAtgacacctttttattttttgaataaaGACCTACTAAATGTATTAGTTTATAGAAATCTGGAGTTAAATAATTTTGACAACTAAGATATGACACAAAGAGATTCACAGATCAATGATGAATGGAATTGCATAATTTTCAAGGTCAATAGGAACATGCTCACTGCTCATGTCTGAATTACTGGAGAAATCAGAAACCAGGTCAAGACCAAAGCAAAGCATTTGCaggataaaatgacaaaattacagaacaaaacttTTTATCCCACTGGTTTTGATTGTTTACTAAAATAAGCAAAACTATTTTTATGAAGACAAGTAGCAGTACTAGCAGTGATATATTAAGTGATGAATGTgaaatgtttacagtatttattattatacggtaaatatttgcaaaaagtaaaacagagtaTCTGTGACATACTGTCCTACCTGCCTCCAAGTATTTAGAGAGGCTGTTCTCTAGTGATGGTACAGGCAGTGGAGGCAGGCTGCTTTGGTACTTAAAGGTCCTCTTTGGCAGAGACTGTGACAAATCACTTGCCATTTCTTCTCCctgaaaaataattactgttATGTTGCACAGGCACGAAACTGTGGCGGATATTGTATCACTGGTATAAGTTAGGACTCATTTGCAGGCTCTGGCATCTGTATTTGAGTATAATTGGTAGTATACCAATATACTATATAATAG
This window harbors:
- the crot gene encoding peroxisomal carnitine O-octanoyltransferase isoform X3, which produces MPGTPGKGEEMASDLSQSLPKRTFKYQSSLPPLPVPSLENSLSKYLEAVRPFASEDEFKATVQIVRKFQDGVGKVLHYKLLQRAKTKKNWLEEWWFDTAYLEVRIPSQLNVNFGGPGPYLEHCWPPAEGTCLERASLLIWHTLQYWNLLLTERLAPQKAGKTPLDMDQFRMLFCTCKVPGVMKDTIHNYFKTEREGPCPSHLAVMCHGRIFTFDALCDGEILTPPELLRQLRFVKDRCEGEPEGDGVAALTSEERTRWAKAREHLINIDPHNKTILETIQSSLFIISLDETKPYSTPENYTNMTLEALTGNPTLRWGDKSYNLLVFSDGTFGSNCDHAPYDAMVLVSMCWYVDQQLRLTDGKWKSTLMQTVIDCGNVHFVR
- the crot gene encoding peroxisomal carnitine O-octanoyltransferase isoform X1, giving the protein MPGTPGKGEEMASDLSQSLPKRTFKYQSSLPPLPVPSLENSLSKYLEAVRPFASEDEFKATVQIVRKFQDGVGKVLHYKLLQRAKTKKNWLEEWWFDTAYLEVRIPSQLNVNFGGPGPYLEHCWPPAEGTCLERASLLIWHTLQYWNLLLTERLAPQKAGKTPLDMDQFRMLFCTCKVPGVMKDTIHNYFKTEREGPCPSHLAVMCHGRIFTFDALCDGEILTPPELLRQLRFVKDRCEGEPEGDGVAALTSEERTRWAKAREHLINIDPHNKTILETIQSSLFIISLDETKPYSTPENYTNMTLEALTGNPTLRWGDKSYNLLVFSDGTFGSNCDHAPYDAMVLVSMCWYVDQQLRLTDGKWKDSVTVRPIPTPEELVFTLDEKVQSDISHAKQHYLESTQDLQVVCYAFTAFGKVAIKQKKLHPDTFVQLAMQLAYYRMHTRPGCCYETAMTRKFYHGRTETMRPCTLEAVNWCKAMMDPTCDVDAKRKAMLQAFSKQNKLMAEAQEGKGFDRHLLGLYLIAKEEGLPTPELFIDPLYTKSGGGGNFVLSSSLVGYTTILGAVAPMVHHGYGFFYRIRDDRIVVSITAWKSCHQTDAVTLFNNFSNSLHEMLHLSTKSQL
- the crot gene encoding peroxisomal carnitine O-octanoyltransferase isoform X2, with translation MASDLSQSLPKRTFKYQSSLPPLPVPSLENSLSKYLEAVRPFASEDEFKATVQIVRKFQDGVGKVLHYKLLQRAKTKKNWLEEWWFDTAYLEVRIPSQLNVNFGGPGPYLEHCWPPAEGTCLERASLLIWHTLQYWNLLLTERLAPQKAGKTPLDMDQFRMLFCTCKVPGVMKDTIHNYFKTEREGPCPSHLAVMCHGRIFTFDALCDGEILTPPELLRQLRFVKDRCEGEPEGDGVAALTSEERTRWAKAREHLINIDPHNKTILETIQSSLFIISLDETKPYSTPENYTNMTLEALTGNPTLRWGDKSYNLLVFSDGTFGSNCDHAPYDAMVLVSMCWYVDQQLRLTDGKWKDSVTVRPIPTPEELVFTLDEKVQSDISHAKQHYLESTQDLQVVCYAFTAFGKVAIKQKKLHPDTFVQLAMQLAYYRMHTRPGCCYETAMTRKFYHGRTETMRPCTLEAVNWCKAMMDPTCDVDAKRKAMLQAFSKQNKLMAEAQEGKGFDRHLLGLYLIAKEEGLPTPELFIDPLYTKSGGGGNFVLSSSLVGYTTILGAVAPMVHHGYGFFYRIRDDRIVVSITAWKSCHQTDAVTLFNNFSNSLHEMLHLSTKSQL